The Pirellulales bacterium genomic interval GCTGTGCGTCACGTGAATCATCGGTGGGCCGGCGCTGGGCACAACATACAGCCAGAATTTATCGCTCAAATGCTCGCCGCGAAGTTGCGGATCGTGCTCGTTCATGGCCCACAGGGCGCGGAAGGCGCCGTAGCGTGTTTCGGCGCTGGAAACATCGAACAAATCGCGCAGGGCGTCGGCAGATTGCACATCGCCCAGGGCGCACAGCGCCGTGAGAGCATAGGCCCGCAAGGCCGGCTCGCTTTTCACGGTTTCGGACAGAACCGGGACGGCGCACGATTGATCGAGATAGGCCAGCGATTCGGCGGCATAAAAGCGGACTTCGGAATCGGAAGAGTCCAGGCCTTTTTTCAGCACGCGCTGGGCATCGGGCCCAATGGCTTCCAATCGCAAGGCGGCCTGAGCGCTGGTGACCGGATCCAGCAATTGCCGCTCCAGCAATTCCAGCCGCGCCAGTTGTTCTTGCGGCGATTCAAACAGCGCCACGCTGCGAACAACTTGCAAATACCGGCCCAAATTGTACTTGTAGCGCGGATGCACTTCCAAATCGATGAAGGCGTCGGTCTTCGGCGTGGCCACGCCTTGTTTTTGGCCCCGAATGTAGGTGTGAAAGCGACGATTGACGGCGTCGCCAATTTGCTTGCTTAAGAAAACCGATTTGTCGCTTTCGCGCAGCACCAGTCCCAGCGAGCGCGATTTCAGCGCCACCCCGCCCCCCAACACCACGCCCCGCAATTGCGAAACCGAGTCGTCGCTGTCCGGCGTCACAGGATTCACCAGCACGGGTCCTTCGGCCTGCGCCAGCACGTGCCCGTTGCGAATGCTGCCGGCAATGACCGCCATTTCCTTCAATTGCGTTTCCATCATCCATCCGCCGCGCAAGCTGGTGGTTTCGGTCGGCGGTGGGACGCGCACTTCGATATCTAGCGGATCACCTTTGCGAACTCCCGGCGGCAAATATGCTCGGGCCCAGGCTAATGCATTATTGGGAGAGGCCAGCACCCGGCTGGGATTAATGACCCCATGCGCTTGCATATCGGACAATAGCGCCGCACGCTGCGAGCCTGGCGCCGGATCGCATCCCGTGCCCGCTAAGCCAGTAACCAGCACCGGCCCTTCCACGCGAATGTACGAGGTGCCATACGGGGCGGCAAAATCGCCGACCAACTTGGCGTCGACCGTGGGGGCATCGCCATGCTCCGGGCTTTGCGAGCGCGAGTTCAGCAGCGAGCCAGTGCAACCGGCCACAGCCGCACAAGCCAGCAAGGAGACAATTAAAATGGGACGCGGAACAGGCCTCATGCCTTGGGCGCCTCTATAATCTAAATCGATTTTGACAAGCGATGCTGCCGGCCGTCCCCTTCCTGGCGACGTGATCGACAGCTCGAAAACTGACTCAAACTACCTCCACAGACGGCAATGCCCGAATGGGCAGACTATCGGAGGCGGGGAGAATAGTTTTCCGTCGACCGCCGGTCAAGGCGACTTCTGGATAGGACGATCGCAGCGGGCCAGGAAATCTGTCGCAGACCCGAACCGCTAGCACCGGCTGTCCGCGCGATCACAATTTACGAGCGCCCCACCGTGAGAAAGCACATTTCGCCCGGAAAACATGGACTTTGTGCGGCAATACCGCTGGCCCGGCGCTCAGGTTATGATGAGTGAAAATCGAACCTGGGGGAACTACCATGCGAACGCGGTGGCCAATTCTGCTGGCAAGTTGCGCCGGCGTGCTTTTCGCAATTCAAGCGGCCCGTCCTGCCGACGATGCGGCGACGAAGGACAGCTTCAAGCCCGCGGCGGCGGCGGAAAAAAAAGCATCACCTGGGCAAGCGCCCAAAGTCAGCACCGAATTTCGCACGTCCCCGGGCTTTGAGGTCGAGCGGTTGTACACCGTGCCCAAGGAAGAGCAGGGCTCCTGGGTGAGCATGGCCACCGACAACAAGGGGCGGCTGATCGTTAGCGATCAAAACACCAAAGGGTTATATCGCGTCACGCCGCCAGCCATCGGCAGCAACGAAGAAACGAAAGTTGAAAAGCTCGATGCCAAAATTACCGGCGCCCAAGGCATGCTGTATGCCTTCGACAGTTTATATGTGGTCGTCAACCATGGGCGTGACAGCGGCTTGTATCGGCTGCGTGACACCAAGGGGACCGACCAGTTCGACGAAATCGTCAAGCTGCACGAGTTTCATGGGCCGATGGGCGAACACGGTCCGCATGCCATTAAGCTTTCTCCGGACGGCAAATCGCTATTTATTGTGTGCGGCAATCACACGGAGCTGCCGTGGGACACCATCATGCCGCGCCAGCCGAGTGCGGCGGATATGCAAGCGCATCCGGAATACACTTCGCGCCTGCCGGTCACTTGGGACGAAGATTTAATTTTGCCGCGACTGTGGGATCCCAACGGCCATGCCGTGGGACGCATGGCGCCGGGCGGATACATCGTGCAGACCGATCCCGAAGGCAAAACGTGGAACATGTACAGTGCCGGGTACCGCAACTGTTACGACATGGATTTCAACGCCGATGGCGAATTGTTCGCCTACGATTCGGACATGGAATGGGACATGGGCTTGCCGTGGTATCGGCCCACGCGGTTGGTGCACGCCTCGGCCGGAAGTGACTTCGGCTGGCGCAGCGGGGCCGGCGATTGGCCTTGGTATTATGTCGACAGCTTAGCGCCGGCCGCCGACATGGGGCCCGGCTCGCCGGTGGGTGTGATCTTCGGTTATGGGACGAAATTTCCCGCGAAATATCAGCGGGCCTTGTTCGCTTGCGATTGGACCTATGGCACGATTTACGCGGTCACGCTGGAGCCGGAAGGCTCGAGCTATAAAGCGATCAAGGAAGAATTTCTATCGCGCAATGCGTTGCCGCTGACCGATATTGTGGTCGGCAAAGACGGCGCGCTGTATTTCATTGTCGGCGGGCGAAATTTGCAATCGGAATTGTTCCGCGTTAGGTACGTTGGGCCGGAATCGACCGAGCCGGTTGATTATCACGATTCGCGCAATGCCGATCAGCGCGAAATCCGCCACAAACTGGAAGCGCTGCAAAGAAAGGTGGCGGACACTTCGAAAGCGGTCGTCGATTTGGCGTGGCCCGCGTTGGGTAGCTCCGACCGCCTATTGCGATTTGACGCGCGCGCGGCACTGGAATTTCAACCCGTGGAATTGTGGCAGGATAAAGTTTTGATGGCCACCGATCCGGAGACACTCATCACCGGCGCGGTGGCCATTGCCCATCAGGCCGACAAAAAAATTCTGCCGCGGCTGCTGGAAGCGCTGAACCAATTAGATTTTGACAAGCTCACCACGTTTCAACAGTTGGAATTGCTGCGAGATTACGAGCTGGCCATTATTCGCCTGGGTCCACTCGCTGCCGCCCAGCAGGAAGCGCTAATCAAACGCTTGGATGCCCATTATCCCGGCGGCAACGATTTGGTGAATCGCGAACTGTGCAATTTGCTGTGTGCGTTACAATCGCCCACGGTGGTGGCCAAAACCATGCCGCTGTTGGCGGCGCCCAGCCCGCAGGTGAAGGAGGAATTTGGCGATTTACTAGGCCGCAACACGCAATTCGCCCGGCCGATTGCCGCCATGCTGGAACATCATCCCGATCAGCAAAAAATTGCCTACGTGTATGCTCTGCGCGTGGTCAAGGCGGGCTGGACGCCAGACCAGCGAGCGGCATTCTTCAATTGTCTGCGCGAACTCAGCCATGCTAGCGGCGGCTTCAGCTTCCAAAAATATCTGAACAACATTGGCAACGAGGCCTACGACAATTGCACCAATGCCGAGCGCCTGGCCATCGAAGCCGCCGGCGCCCGGAAGCCGTATGTTCCCCCGGTGCTGCCCAAGCCGGAGGGGCCAACCCACGATTGGACTGCCGAGGAAGTGTTGCAGTTGGCGACGAACGCAAACGCGCTCAATCATCGCGATTTCCGCAAAGGACGCACCACGTTCGCCGCAGCCCGCTGCATTGTGTGTCATCGTTTTGGCGGCGACGGTGGCTCGACCGGTCCTGATTTAACACAACTGGCCGGCCGCTACAGCATGAAAGATTTAGTGCAAAAAATCAGCGAGCCGAACAAAGCCATTTCGGATCAATACCGGGCGAAAATGGTGGTCACGACCGGCGGCAAATCTTACACGGGCCGAGTGGTCAAAGACGAAGGGGGGAAAATCGTATTGCTGACCGATCCGGAAGATTCAACCAAGACGGTCACCATTTCCCGCGACGAAATTGAAGACATGCACGATTCGCCCGTGTCGCTGATGCCCACCGGGTTGCTCAAGCCGCTGAACGAGCAAGAAGTGCTGAACCTGTTGGCGTATTTGCTCTCGCGCGGCAATCCGCAAGATGCGATGTTTGCGAAATAACGCCGCGGGCTTCAACAAACGGAGTTTTTATGGAGATGCGACTGAGGATGACCAAACTCATGATGTGGGGGCCGCTGCTGTTGGGCGGCATTCTGCTAGCCACGGCGCAATTCGACGCAGCTTTTGCCGCGCAGCCCAAGCCGCTGGAAATTGGTCAGCCGGCGCCGGATTTCAAATTGCCTGGAGTCGATGGCCAAACGCACAAGCTGGCCGATTATGCCGCCGCCAAAGTGCTGGCGGTGGTGTTTACGTGCAATCACTGTCCCGCGGCGCAGGCATATGAAGATCGCATTATTCAGCTCGATAAAGATTTCAAAAGCCGCGGCGTGGCGCTGGTGGCAATAAATCCCAACGATCCCCATTCTTTGCGGCTCGATGAGTTGGGCTACACCGATTTAAGCGACTCGCTCGCGGAAATGAAAATTCGCGCCAAAGAAAAAAACTTCACGTTCCCCTATTTGTACGATGGCGATACGCAAGAAGTGGCCGCCGCATACGGCGTGTTGGCCACGCCGCATGTGTTTGTGTTCGATGCCGACCGCAAGCTGCGCTACCAGGGGCGCGTCGACAATTCCGATGTGCACCAGGTCACGTCGCAAGATGCCCGCAACGCCATCGAGGCCGTGCTGGCCGGCAAACCGGTCGCCGTGGAAACGACGCGGGTCTTCGGCTGCTCGACCAAATGGGCCGACAAGCAGCAAACGGCCGTTAGCTCGATCAAAAAGTGGGATGAAGAACCGGTAACGCTGGAAACCATCGATTTGGACGGAATCAAAAAGCTGGCGAAAAACAATAGCAGCCCCGCCGAAAAGCCGGACAGCACGATGAAACAAGCTAAGGCCGTCGAAGACAAAGCAACCGACGCCGCCAACACAGCGCCGGGCAAAGCCACCGAGGAAAAAGACGCTCATCCCGGCAAGTTGCTGCTGGTAAACTTGTGGGCCTCATCGTGCGGCGATTGCGTGGCGGAAATGCCTGACCTGGTGACGATGAATCGCATGTACCGCAAGCGTCCCTTCGAGTTTATCACCATTAGCTTGGACGAGCCCGCAGATAAAGATCAGGCGCAAAAAGCGCTGCAAGAAGCCCACGCCTCGGGCAAAAACTATTTGTTCACCGGCGAAGATAAGGACAAGCTGGCCGTCGCTCTCGATCCGCAGTGGCAGGGCCCCACTCCCTATACCATGCTGATAGCGCCCGGGGGCAAAGTAATTTATCGCCACGACGGCGCAATCGACGCGCTGGAGCTGAAACGGGCGATTGTCGATTATCTAGGCCGGACCTACGCTGGCCGCGCGAGCAAATAGGAATTCTTAGGTTCGGCAATGATTCCAGAGATTTTGAACAGCAATGCCATGACGCTCGATTTTTTGCGTCGGCTTGTGGATGATGTTCCCGATGAACTGATGACAAAACAACCGCCCGGGGTGGTGAACCATCCGGCCTGGGTTTTGGGACACTTGGTATACAGCCTGGAAGCCATCGGAGGCGAAATGGGCCTGTCGTCGTGGCTCCCTGCCGATTGGCAGCCGCGCTTTGGAACGGGGAGCATTCCCAGCGACCATCGCGAGGCATATCCGTCCAAGGAATCGCTGTTGGCCGCGCTGGCCGATTGCCAGCATCGCATTACCAAGCAGTTCGCCGTGCTTGGCGAACATGGTTTACAGCACGCCTTACCCGACGAAAAGCATCGCGCGTTCTTCCCCACCATCGGCCATGCTGTCTTGCACATTTTAACGGCACATGCGGCGCTGCACGTCGGCCAAATCACCATCTGGCGGCGAGCCGTGGGCTTGGAGCCACTACACAAATTCTTTGTGTAATCGCCGACATGTTGCACAATGCCTGACTGCGGCAAATCGCATCTAGTTTAATGCGATTCAATTTTTTCCCGTACCCATTGCCTAACAAGCTGGGCGTCGGTGATCCCTTGAGACTTTGCCATTTGGTGAACCGCCTCAGCCTCAGCGCCCGCCAGTGGCAAAGTCAGAAATTGCTTACTTTCGAAAACAGGTTCGCTAACTTCTTCGAGTTCGTGGTCGAAGTCGGTCACATCGTGAGCGTCCCAGAACTTGGCCAATTCACGAATCGAGTCAGTTTGCGGCAAGGGAGAAGTGTTCATCGATTTTTCCATTGCTTGTATCGAGCTTTTTCTTTCTCGGTCATCGGGCGCGCGGTCACAGGATACCCGTTGCCGTCAGGAAAGCTAATGATAACACAAAACAGATATCGGCCCGTCGTCGTTTGCCCCAGAATGTAGTAAACCGGATTTTTGCCTTGCGATTTTGCCCGTAGCACCAACGGCGCGCTAAAGCATATTGTTCCACTTCGCTGGGAGTCACGCCATGAGTCGCAATATGCTCAATTCTATCTTGTGGCCAGATAAGTTGGTGGATTTTCATGGACGCCATGCTATCGCTTTTCGTGAAACAGAACCACAATTACGGCGCCCAACGAACCGGAGGTAGTCGGCTTAAAACCCATCCAGCGCCCACTTGCCAGGCCGCGACTTCTGCGATAGGTTAAAGTGTTTAACCACTGGCACGGATGAACTTTATGATTGCTCGCCCCGACACACAACGGATTGTTATTACCGGGGTGGGGCTGACCGCGCCCGGGGCGAATAACTTGGGCGAGTTTCGCTCCAATTTGCTGGCCGGGCGTAGCGCCGTGCGGCCTTACGAAATTCGCTACGTGGGCGCCACGGTGGCGGGCATTTGCGAGTACGACGAGCTGCGCTACCAAAAGAAGAAGGAAGTCCGCCGCGGCACCCGGGCCGGCAGCATCGGCATTTACTGCGCCAACGAGGCCATTTCCAACGCCGGACTCGATTGGGCGAACCTCGATAAAGCCAATGTCGGCGTGTATGTGGGCGTCACCGAGCATGGCAACGTCGAAACCGAGAACGAAATTTATCAGCTGAAAGAGTTCGATTACGACACGAAGTTTTGGTCGCACCATCACAATCCGCGGACCGTGGCCAACAATCCGGCGGGGGAAATTTCGCTCAGCCTGGGCATTACCGGGCCGCACTATACGATTGGCGCTGCTTGTGCCGCCGGCAATGCTGGAGTGATTCAAGGGGCCCAAATGTTGCTGCTGGGCGAGTGCGATGTGGCCTTGGCCGGCGGCGTGTCGGAAAGCATTCACACGTTTGGAATTTTTGCCAGCTTCAAAGCCCAGGGGGCGCTGGCCTGGCACGATGATCCCACCAAAGCCTCGCGTCCCTTCGATGCCCAGCGCACCGGCATTGTCGTGGCCGAGGGAGGCTGCATGTATGTGCTGGAACGAATGAGTGATGCCAAAGATCGCGGCGCAAAAATTTACGGCGAGGTGGCCGGTTGGGCCATCAACAGCGATGCCAGCGATTTTGTGATGCCCAATCCCGAGCGGCAGGCGCAGTGCATGCAATCGGCCTTGCGGCGTGCGGGGATGGGGGCCGAAGAGGTCGATATTGTCAGCACGCACGCCACCGGCACCACTTCCGGCGATGCCCAGGAGTGCGCGGCCTTGCGGCAAGTGTTCGGCGGCAGCAGCATCACGCGGTTCAACAACACCAAAAGTTACATTGGGCATGCGATGGGCGCAGCCGGCGCGTTGGAACTGGCGGGCAACCTGCCGGCCTTTAGCGATGGCGCCTGTCATCCGACCATCAATTTGGAACAAGTCGATCCAGAGTGTCGGCTGGAGGGTTTGATTGTGAACGAGCCGCGCGAACTGCCGAAGGTCGACACCATTTTGAATAATTCATTTGGCATGCTGGGAATTAATTCGGTGGTGGTGGTGACGCGCGTATAATTTAAGTGCACACTGTGTTAAGTTGAAGTTTTTAGTCTTGGGAATTGTTGGAGTGTGAAGCATGACGGCGACGGACATTCGGGATGAACTGATCAATATTCTGTCCGATATTGTGCCCGACGAGGATTTGAGCAACCTCGACAACGATAAGCCGTTGCGCGAGCAAATCGAGCTGGATAGCATGGATTTTCTCGACATTGTGATGGAACTCCGCAAGCGCTACCGCATCCAAATTCCCGAGGACGATTACGTTCACCTGGCCACGCTTTCCAGCACGGTGAAGTACTTGGAGCCGCTGATGAGCGGTTTGCAGCGCGCCTAATTGGCGCCGCTTTGTGCCTCGCAATTCCGCGTCCTGCCATGTACGACGTGATTATCATTGGCGCCGGCATGTCGGGGTTAGCGGCCGGCATTCGCCTGGCCATGTTCGACCGCCGGGTGTGCATTCTGGAGCGGCATTACGCGATTGGCGGCTTGAATTCTTACTATCGGCTTGATGACCGTAATTACGACGTCGGCTTGCACGCACTTACCAATTACGCCCCGCGCGGGGCCAAGCATGGCCCGTTGCCGCGGCTGATGCGACAGTTGCGGTTGAGTTGGGACGAATTCGAGCTGGCCGAGCAAAATGGCTCGGTCATTGCATTTCCGGACGTGCGCTTGCAATTCGATAACGATCCAGCACGGTTGGCTGCGGAAATTGTGCGCGCCTTTCCGGCGGAGCGCGACCATTACCCGCGCATGCTGGCGGCACTGTTGAATTATGAGGAGCTCCAATCGCCGCAGGCTGCCACTTCAGCGCGGGAAATGTTGGCCGGCACGCTTCGCGATCCGCAGTTAATCGAAATGTTGTTGTGCCCGGTGATGTTTTACGGCAGCGCGACCGAGCACGATCTGGATTGGGGCTCGTTCAGCGTGTTATTTCGGGCAATTTTTCTAGAAGGTTTGTGTCGGCCGCGCGGCGGCATTCGCACGATCTTGAAGCCACTGGTGCAGCGGTTCAAGCAGTTGGGGGGCGAACTGCGATTGCACAGCGGCGTGCAGCAAATTTCTGCCGATCGTGGCGAAGTGGTCCACGTCGTGCTGGACGACGGCGCCGAGTTGACTGCACGGCAGGTGATTTCGTCGGCCGGCTGGAACGAAACCATGCGGCTGTGCGCGGCCACACCAGAGAAAGTCGAAGCCATTGCTCAACCCTCTCCCTTTGGGAGAGGGCAGGGTGAGGGCGTCGGAAGTCGAACAGGCAGCCTCGCCTCAACTCTCTCCCACAGTGAGAACGCGCAGCGCCCGCAACAGCCTGCCGGTCCTGTCGGCCGAATGACATTCTTCGAATCGATTTGCACGCTGGATTGCCAGCCGCGCGATTTGGGATTTGCCGACACCATTGTGTTCTACAACGATGCGCCGCGGTTCGATTATGCCCGGCCGGATGATTTTGCCGATCTGCGCAGCGGCATTGTGTGTTCGCCCAACAATTACCAATACGCGGCGGGGGAAGAAAATGGCGACAGCACTGGCCTGCAAGCGTTGGGAAACGCCAAATTACCCCAGCCCGTCGAAGGGACGATTCGCCTTACAGCCCTGGCGAATTTCGATCGTTGGGCCGCGCTGGGGCCGGAAGATTATTCATTTCAAAAGCAACATTGGCGCCAGCGGCTGTTGGATTCCGCGGCTCGGTTTATCCCGAATGTTTCGCAGCATGTGGTGGCTCACGATACGTTCACGCCCCGCACGATTCGCCATTTCACCGGTCACGACTACGGGGCGGTATACGGCGCGCCGCAAAAACGGTACGATGCAAGCACCCCCTTCGATCATGTGTTTGTGTGCGGCGCCGACCAAGGTTATGTGGGCATCGTTGGCACGCTGACCAGCGGCATTCAAGTGGCGAACATGCTGTTGCAGCGAGTTTAGCCCCGGCGGCCACGACGGGGACCCTGTGCAATTTTTCCCGCCGCAGCCGGCGGGAGCTAACCGAAGATGCCTCGCGATTTTCTCCACGACGTTGCCCAGCGGTACGATTGCATTGTCATTGGCAGCGGCCTGGCCGGGTTGACGTGCGCCAATACCCTGGCCCGGGCCGGGCAGCGAGTGCTGCTGTTGGAGCAGCATTACAAATTGGGGGGCATGGCTACGTGGTTTCGTCGGCCGGGGGGCCATATTTTTGATATTTCGCTGCATGGCTTTCCCATTGGCATGATCAAAAGCTGCCGCCGCTATTGGACGCAGGAAATTGCCGATTCGATTGTGCAATTAAAGCACATTCGCTTCGACAACCCCATGTTTTCGCTGACCACTTCGTTCGATCGAGACGATTTCACAAGGCTGCTGGCAACGCAGTTCGGCGTGCCGCCGGAGCAGGTGAATCTGTTTTTTGACACCGTGCGGCGGATGAATTTTTACGACGATCAATCGACCACCGTGGGCCAATTGTTCGAGCAGTTTTTTCCCGGCCGCGAAGATGTGATTCGCCTGCTGATGGAACCGATCACCTATGCCAACGGCTCTACGCTGGAAGATCCGGCCATCACGTATGGCATTGTGTTTTCCAACTTCATGTCTCAAGGGGTGTACACGTTTGAAGGCGGGACCGATCGGCTCATCAAGCTGATGCAAGCAGAGCTGGAGCGCAACGGCGTCGATGTGCGCATTCGCTGCGATGTGGAGCGTATTTTGGTCGATCGCCAGCGTCGTGTGGTTGGAGTGCGCGTGAATGGGCGCGACATTAAAACCTCGGCCGTCGTGTCGAACGCCAATTTGAAAGCCACCGTGTTTCGGTTGGTGGGCGAAGAATGTTTCGACGGACGGTTTGTTGAGGAAGCCCGCGCGGTGCGGCTTAACAATTCCAGCACGCAGGTATATATGGCGCTGAAGCCGGGGGAAATGATCGATTCGGCCTGCGGCGATTTGCTGTTTAGCTCGGCCGCGCCGCTGTTCCGCACCGAGTTGCTGTTGAGCCGCGACATTACCAGCCGCACGTTCTCGTTTTATTATCCGCAAATGCGGCCGGGGAGCGATCGGTGCCTGGTGGTTTCGAGCACCAATGCTCGATACGAAGATTGGGCGAGTCTGAGCGACGAAGAATACGAGCTCAGCAAGCGCGATTTAATCGAAACGACGCTTTCCACGTTGGAAAAATACGTGCCGAACGTGCGCGATCGGCTCGATCATGCGGAGGCCGCCACTCCCCGCACCTTCGAGCATTACACCCGGCACGTGAACGGGGCCAGCTTTGGCACCAAGTTTGAAGGCTTGGCCGTCAGCCGCGGACTGCCGCAACAAATTGCTGGGCTGTATCATGCCGGCAGCGTGGGCATTATTATGTCGGGCTGGCTGGGCGCGATGAATTATGGCGTGATTGTGGCCAACGACGTGGATGCCCTACTGACGAAAACTTCATCTCGTGATGCTGTGGCCATTGAATAACCACGGAGACGCTGAGACATAGAGAAGGCAGTGAAGAAATTTATAACAGGCTGTTTCAAAACTAGGAATCGGGTGGCTGGGGGCTCCCTTCGGTCGACCCCAGCAG includes:
- a CDS encoding flagellar basal body P-ring protein FlgI, with product MRPVPRPILIVSLLACAAVAGCTGSLLNSRSQSPEHGDAPTVDAKLVGDFAAPYGTSYIRVEGPVLVTGLAGTGCDPAPGSQRAALLSDMQAHGVINPSRVLASPNNALAWARAYLPPGVRKGDPLDIEVRVPPPTETTSLRGGWMMETQLKEMAVIAGSIRNGHVLAQAEGPVLVNPVTPDSDDSVSQLRGVVLGGGVALKSRSLGLVLRESDKSVFLSKQIGDAVNRRFHTYIRGQKQGVATPKTDAFIDLEVHPRYKYNLGRYLQVVRSVALFESPQEQLARLELLERQLLDPVTSAQAALRLEAIGPDAQRVLKKGLDSSDSEVRFYAAESLAYLDQSCAVPVLSETVKSEPALRAYALTALCALGDVQSADALRDLFDVSSAETRYGAFRALWAMNEHDPQLRGEHLSDKFWLYVVPSAGPPMIHVTHSFRPEIVLFGENQKFQLPLTLEAGNSIIVKSQPDGLISVARFSLQKPDERRTVENSVAEVIRAIVEVSGDYPDAVQALEEAHSGGAVLSRFEVDAIPERGRVYDRNRVARTSKDKDGNVASAHGKSADGDDSETTEVQSNQPLPNLFGGDTPKFSESADEMEPPAAAESDKNQAEDSPKTAAKPKPSGVK
- a CDS encoding DinB family protein, which gives rise to MIPEILNSNAMTLDFLRRLVDDVPDELMTKQPPGVVNHPAWVLGHLVYSLEAIGGEMGLSSWLPADWQPRFGTGSIPSDHREAYPSKESLLAALADCQHRITKQFAVLGEHGLQHALPDEKHRAFFPTIGHAVLHILTAHAALHVGQITIWRRAVGLEPLHKFFV
- a CDS encoding CopG family antitoxin, coding for MEKSMNTSPLPQTDSIRELAKFWDAHDVTDFDHELEEVSEPVFESKQFLTLPLAGAEAEAVHQMAKSQGITDAQLVRQWVREKIESH
- a CDS encoding acyl carrier protein codes for the protein MTATDIRDELINILSDIVPDEDLSNLDNDKPLREQIELDSMDFLDIVMELRKRYRIQIPEDDYVHLATLSSTVKYLEPLMSGLQRA
- a CDS encoding c-type cytochrome, which encodes MRTRWPILLASCAGVLFAIQAARPADDAATKDSFKPAAAAEKKASPGQAPKVSTEFRTSPGFEVERLYTVPKEEQGSWVSMATDNKGRLIVSDQNTKGLYRVTPPAIGSNEETKVEKLDAKITGAQGMLYAFDSLYVVVNHGRDSGLYRLRDTKGTDQFDEIVKLHEFHGPMGEHGPHAIKLSPDGKSLFIVCGNHTELPWDTIMPRQPSAADMQAHPEYTSRLPVTWDEDLILPRLWDPNGHAVGRMAPGGYIVQTDPEGKTWNMYSAGYRNCYDMDFNADGELFAYDSDMEWDMGLPWYRPTRLVHASAGSDFGWRSGAGDWPWYYVDSLAPAADMGPGSPVGVIFGYGTKFPAKYQRALFACDWTYGTIYAVTLEPEGSSYKAIKEEFLSRNALPLTDIVVGKDGALYFIVGGRNLQSELFRVRYVGPESTEPVDYHDSRNADQREIRHKLEALQRKVADTSKAVVDLAWPALGSSDRLLRFDARAALEFQPVELWQDKVLMATDPETLITGAVAIAHQADKKILPRLLEALNQLDFDKLTTFQQLELLRDYELAIIRLGPLAAAQQEALIKRLDAHYPGGNDLVNRELCNLLCALQSPTVVAKTMPLLAAPSPQVKEEFGDLLGRNTQFARPIAAMLEHHPDQQKIAYVYALRVVKAGWTPDQRAAFFNCLRELSHASGGFSFQKYLNNIGNEAYDNCTNAERLAIEAAGARKPYVPPVLPKPEGPTHDWTAEEVLQLATNANALNHRDFRKGRTTFAAARCIVCHRFGGDGGSTGPDLTQLAGRYSMKDLVQKISEPNKAISDQYRAKMVVTTGGKSYTGRVVKDEGGKIVLLTDPEDSTKTVTISRDEIEDMHDSPVSLMPTGLLKPLNEQEVLNLLAYLLSRGNPQDAMFAK
- a CDS encoding NAD(P)/FAD-dependent oxidoreductase; protein product: MPRDFLHDVAQRYDCIVIGSGLAGLTCANTLARAGQRVLLLEQHYKLGGMATWFRRPGGHIFDISLHGFPIGMIKSCRRYWTQEIADSIVQLKHIRFDNPMFSLTTSFDRDDFTRLLATQFGVPPEQVNLFFDTVRRMNFYDDQSTTVGQLFEQFFPGREDVIRLLMEPITYANGSTLEDPAITYGIVFSNFMSQGVYTFEGGTDRLIKLMQAELERNGVDVRIRCDVERILVDRQRRVVGVRVNGRDIKTSAVVSNANLKATVFRLVGEECFDGRFVEEARAVRLNNSSTQVYMALKPGEMIDSACGDLLFSSAAPLFRTELLLSRDITSRTFSFYYPQMRPGSDRCLVVSSTNARYEDWASLSDEEYELSKRDLIETTLSTLEKYVPNVRDRLDHAEAATPRTFEHYTRHVNGASFGTKFEGLAVSRGLPQQIAGLYHAGSVGIIMSGWLGAMNYGVIVANDVDALLTKTSSRDAVAIE
- a CDS encoding beta-ketoacyl-[acyl-carrier-protein] synthase family protein, with translation MIARPDTQRIVITGVGLTAPGANNLGEFRSNLLAGRSAVRPYEIRYVGATVAGICEYDELRYQKKKEVRRGTRAGSIGIYCANEAISNAGLDWANLDKANVGVYVGVTEHGNVETENEIYQLKEFDYDTKFWSHHHNPRTVANNPAGEISLSLGITGPHYTIGAACAAGNAGVIQGAQMLLLGECDVALAGGVSESIHTFGIFASFKAQGALAWHDDPTKASRPFDAQRTGIVVAEGGCMYVLERMSDAKDRGAKIYGEVAGWAINSDASDFVMPNPERQAQCMQSALRRAGMGAEEVDIVSTHATGTTSGDAQECAALRQVFGGSSITRFNNTKSYIGHAMGAAGALELAGNLPAFSDGACHPTINLEQVDPECRLEGLIVNEPRELPKVDTILNNSFGMLGINSVVVVTRV
- a CDS encoding redoxin domain-containing protein; this encodes MTKLMMWGPLLLGGILLATAQFDAAFAAQPKPLEIGQPAPDFKLPGVDGQTHKLADYAAAKVLAVVFTCNHCPAAQAYEDRIIQLDKDFKSRGVALVAINPNDPHSLRLDELGYTDLSDSLAEMKIRAKEKNFTFPYLYDGDTQEVAAAYGVLATPHVFVFDADRKLRYQGRVDNSDVHQVTSQDARNAIEAVLAGKPVAVETTRVFGCSTKWADKQQTAVSSIKKWDEEPVTLETIDLDGIKKLAKNNSSPAEKPDSTMKQAKAVEDKATDAANTAPGKATEEKDAHPGKLLLVNLWASSCGDCVAEMPDLVTMNRMYRKRPFEFITISLDEPADKDQAQKALQEAHASGKNYLFTGEDKDKLAVALDPQWQGPTPYTMLIAPGGKVIYRHDGAIDALELKRAIVDYLGRTYAGRASK
- a CDS encoding NAD(P)/FAD-dependent oxidoreductase is translated as MYDVIIIGAGMSGLAAGIRLAMFDRRVCILERHYAIGGLNSYYRLDDRNYDVGLHALTNYAPRGAKHGPLPRLMRQLRLSWDEFELAEQNGSVIAFPDVRLQFDNDPARLAAEIVRAFPAERDHYPRMLAALLNYEELQSPQAATSAREMLAGTLRDPQLIEMLLCPVMFYGSATEHDLDWGSFSVLFRAIFLEGLCRPRGGIRTILKPLVQRFKQLGGELRLHSGVQQISADRGEVVHVVLDDGAELTARQVISSAGWNETMRLCAATPEKVEAIAQPSPFGRGQGEGVGSRTGSLASTLSHSENAQRPQQPAGPVGRMTFFESICTLDCQPRDLGFADTIVFYNDAPRFDYARPDDFADLRSGIVCSPNNYQYAAGEENGDSTGLQALGNAKLPQPVEGTIRLTALANFDRWAALGPEDYSFQKQHWRQRLLDSAARFIPNVSQHVVAHDTFTPRTIRHFTGHDYGAVYGAPQKRYDASTPFDHVFVCGADQGYVGIVGTLTSGIQVANMLLQRV